The following are encoded in a window of Halosimplex halophilum genomic DNA:
- a CDS encoding sugar transferase has protein sequence MAADTGSNTESRSRASLLGSDSTRDPKNVYRFLSGAGLVGITALTLTAVGLAEAHGVFDRHALLWHASDIGGHSGDLPTMLALTGVVTVVAVLPLCKPQPRRILDTVTGTVRSLLVVTAALATVGYFDYTLRLPRVVLLSTVGVLSVALPLWFAALQHWQLKRGGGTLVVGNNPKRIEAAVQAAAEPVVGYAYSPTDARDPVSAEGVDADGGHAGIPEKLTQYECLGGLSRLDDILQRSNVETVIPALPQTDRAEFFGVLETCHDHDVNVEILNEHNESVLVKEEGAISAERTKRLIGINMEPLDLQNRLTKRLFDLAFATVGMVVLAVVFVPIAVAIKLDSPGPVFYRQERTTQFGDTFPVYKFRSMRPEGERAAPGEEQDRVTRVGRFLRRTHLDELPQLWAIFTGQMSVVGPRAAWTAEEEFLQNEMDTWKKRWFVKPGLTGLAQINEVSSENSRAKLQYDLTYIRNQSFWFDVKIVVRQVWMVVTDSVGLARRWLADRRGADTR, from the coding sequence ATGGCCGCGGACACCGGGTCGAACACGGAGTCGCGCTCCCGCGCGTCGCTGCTCGGTAGTGACTCGACCCGGGATCCGAAAAACGTCTATCGGTTTCTCTCGGGCGCGGGGCTGGTCGGGATCACGGCGCTGACGCTCACGGCCGTCGGACTCGCGGAGGCCCACGGCGTGTTCGACCGCCACGCGCTGCTCTGGCACGCCAGCGACATCGGCGGCCACAGCGGGGACCTGCCGACGATGCTCGCGCTGACGGGCGTCGTGACGGTCGTGGCCGTGCTGCCGCTGTGCAAGCCCCAGCCGCGGCGGATCCTCGACACGGTGACGGGGACGGTCCGCTCGCTGCTGGTGGTGACGGCGGCGCTCGCCACGGTCGGCTACTTCGACTACACGCTGCGACTGCCGCGGGTGGTACTGCTGTCGACCGTCGGGGTCCTGTCGGTCGCCCTCCCGCTCTGGTTCGCCGCCCTGCAGCACTGGCAGCTCAAGCGGGGCGGCGGGACGCTGGTCGTCGGCAACAACCCCAAGCGCATCGAGGCGGCGGTCCAGGCGGCGGCCGAACCGGTCGTCGGGTACGCCTACTCGCCGACGGACGCCCGCGACCCCGTCTCGGCGGAGGGGGTCGACGCCGACGGCGGTCACGCCGGGATCCCGGAGAAGCTGACCCAGTACGAGTGTCTCGGCGGCCTCTCGCGGCTGGACGACATCCTCCAGCGGTCGAACGTCGAGACGGTGATCCCCGCCCTGCCCCAGACCGACCGGGCGGAGTTTTTCGGCGTGCTGGAGACCTGCCACGACCACGACGTGAACGTGGAGATCCTCAACGAGCACAACGAGAGCGTCCTCGTCAAGGAGGAGGGCGCCATCTCCGCCGAGCGGACCAAGCGGCTCATCGGGATCAACATGGAGCCGCTGGACCTGCAGAACCGCCTGACAAAGCGGCTGTTCGACCTGGCCTTCGCGACCGTCGGGATGGTCGTCCTCGCCGTCGTGTTCGTCCCCATCGCGGTCGCGATCAAGCTCGACAGTCCGGGCCCGGTCTTCTACCGGCAGGAGCGCACCACGCAGTTCGGCGACACCTTCCCCGTCTACAAGTTCCGGAGCATGCGCCCCGAGGGCGAGCGGGCGGCCCCGGGGGAGGAACAGGACAGGGTCACCCGCGTCGGACGGTTCCTCCGGCGGACGCACCTCGACGAGCTGCCCCAGCTGTGGGCCATCTTCACCGGGCAGATGAGCGTCGTCGGCCCCCGCGCCGCCTGGACGGCCGAGGAGGAGTTCCTCCAGAACGAGATGGACACCTGGAAGAAGCGGTGGTTCGTCAAGCCCGGGCTGACCGGGCTGGCCCAGATCAACGAGGTCTCCAGCGAGAACTCCCGCGCGAAGCTCCAGTACGACCTCACCTACATCCGCAACCAGTCGTTCTGGTTCGACGTGAAGATCGTCGTCCGGCAGGTCTGGATGGTGGTCACCGACTCCGTCGGGCTCGCCCGCCGGTGGCTCGCCGACCGCCGCGGCGCGGACACGCGGTGA
- a CDS encoding O-antigen ligase family protein, with protein sequence MGDRFGTIRHGAHSAAASAFDPVRPATAFAAALVGLLVVAVPAGYHLLGLPVAPLLAAGTGLYVLAVVVSGRPFDGLCAALFVTVAFNVNAYPGPYPVPLVDPLLVDLLAVGVLGVALSDRALGRDHPARAVRERVGRVRAIGGRTGRNRTVRTWRERVGALREWLPGTDGWLVAGALAAFVGWAYLSAAVGNGPSTGAAVQYAEEHLRYLLLLAAAAVVAREADPGAVLSPLALGLVGALVFAVDEVAAGRAGYLVNFGALGPAVARWWPSPSPTAFPTGATVIYEGPGVGQSRATVGLAIALVGLSMAAVPRSRWRALAPVGALLGVASVVASGSHAAIVGLYGAVGVVAVYWLSLVAERLGGVRARRLVWPGSLAAGGAVALWAAVAVLGGADRVLFVRTNTLAIRLEQYALALELAARYPLFGLGGGLNVHRTTGRLIHSLPLQQLAATGVPGLLAYVTAQAGAAWLAAKRLLWGRPGDRRRWAGVLAALVGVSLYSLWVVAYRWPSVNAVYWILAGAAVGGPAPSVRLADLVAHARAALPAPLDDDS encoded by the coding sequence ATGGGCGACCGGTTCGGGACGATCCGCCACGGCGCGCACTCCGCGGCCGCCAGCGCGTTCGACCCCGTCCGACCCGCCACCGCGTTCGCGGCGGCGCTGGTCGGCTTGCTCGTGGTCGCGGTCCCGGCCGGATACCACCTCCTGGGCCTCCCGGTCGCCCCGCTCCTCGCCGCGGGGACGGGACTGTACGTCCTCGCAGTCGTGGTGTCGGGCCGCCCGTTCGACGGGCTCTGTGCCGCCCTGTTCGTCACGGTCGCGTTCAACGTCAACGCCTACCCGGGACCGTACCCCGTCCCGCTAGTGGACCCCCTGCTCGTGGACCTGCTGGCGGTCGGGGTGCTCGGGGTGGCGCTGTCCGACCGCGCGCTCGGCCGGGACCACCCTGCCCGGGCCGTCCGGGAGCGGGTCGGGCGCGTTCGCGCCATCGGTGGCCGGACTGGCCGGAATCGGACCGTCCGCACGTGGCGCGAGCGAGTCGGCGCTCTCCGGGAGTGGCTCCCTGGCACCGACGGGTGGCTCGTCGCCGGCGCGCTCGCGGCGTTCGTCGGCTGGGCGTACCTGTCGGCCGCCGTCGGGAACGGGCCGTCGACCGGCGCGGCCGTCCAGTACGCCGAGGAACACCTGCGGTACCTCCTCCTGCTCGCGGCGGCGGCGGTCGTCGCCCGCGAGGCCGACCCGGGCGCGGTGCTCTCGCCGCTCGCGCTCGGACTCGTCGGGGCCCTGGTGTTCGCCGTGGACGAGGTCGCCGCCGGGCGGGCGGGGTATCTGGTCAACTTCGGCGCCCTCGGACCGGCCGTCGCCCGGTGGTGGCCGTCGCCGTCGCCGACCGCGTTCCCCACGGGCGCGACGGTGATATACGAGGGGCCGGGGGTCGGCCAGAGCCGCGCGACGGTCGGGCTCGCCATCGCCCTCGTGGGCCTCTCGATGGCCGCCGTGCCGCGGTCGCGGTGGCGCGCGCTCGCCCCGGTCGGCGCGCTCCTCGGCGTCGCCAGCGTTGTGGCGAGCGGCTCTCACGCGGCGATCGTCGGCCTGTACGGCGCCGTCGGCGTCGTGGCCGTCTACTGGCTGTCGCTGGTAGCCGAGCGGCTGGGTGGGGTGCGGGCCCGGCGGCTGGTCTGGCCGGGCTCGCTGGCCGCGGGCGGCGCGGTCGCGCTCTGGGCCGCGGTCGCCGTCCTCGGGGGCGCGGACCGGGTCCTGTTCGTCAGGACGAACACCCTCGCGATCCGGCTCGAACAGTACGCGCTCGCGCTGGAGCTGGCCGCCCGCTACCCGCTGTTCGGCCTCGGCGGCGGGCTGAACGTCCACCGGACGACCGGCCGGCTGATCCACAGCCTCCCGCTCCAGCAACTCGCCGCAACCGGCGTGCCCGGCTTGCTCGCGTACGTGACCGCCCAGGCGGGCGCGGCCTGGCTCGCCGCGAAGCGACTGCTGTGGGGGCGACCGGGGGACCGCCGGCGCTGGGCCGGCGTCCTCGCCGCGCTGGTCGGGGTCTCGCTGTACTCGCTGTGGGTGGTCGCCTACCGGTGGCCGTCGGTCAACGCGGTCTACTGGATCCTCGCCGGCGCCGCCGTCGGCGGGCCCGCCCCGTCGGTCCGCCTCGCGGACCTCGTCGCACACGCTCGGGCCGCCCTGCCGGCTCCGCTCGACGACGACTCGTGA